In the Theobroma cacao cultivar B97-61/B2 chromosome 1, Criollo_cocoa_genome_V2, whole genome shotgun sequence genome, one interval contains:
- the LOC18612252 gene encoding UDP-glycosyltransferase 82A1 — MGAKCALKMPKIILVPYPAQGHVTPMLKLGSAFLGQGFQPIIVTPEFIHHRITANMDPIDEIRFLSIPDGLSEEGPHDFFAIEKAMENTMPTHLEGLIHRVDEEEEDGRVACVVIDLLASWAIQVAYRCRIPAAGFWPNMQITYRLITAIPDMLRSSLISKTGCPQRQGTVCCLPGQPMLSTEDLPWLIGTQAARNARFKFWTRTLERSRSLRWLLVNSFPHEFTGDDHNSTDHDNPIVFPVGPLSKPAIVKNPSFWEEDSSCIDWLDKQKPNSVLYISFGSWVSPIGDAKIKTLALTLEALRRPFIWVLAHAWLQGLPNRYLERVSKQGKVVSWAPQLQVLQHKAVGLYLTHCGWNSTVEAIQCQKRLLCFPIAGDQFVNCKYIVKVWKIGVKINGFGQKDVEDALRKVTEDGEMKERLMKLYERTMGEEATSRAVADLKAFLLDSTTKQFNSLKDVYMY, encoded by the exons atggGAGCTAAGTGTGCTCTGAAGATGCCTAAAATCATACTGGTTCCATATCCAGCACAGGGCCATGTGACTCCCATGCTTAAGCTAGGTTCAGCCTTCCTCGGCCAGGGGTTCCAACCCATCATTGTAACCCCAGAGTTCATTCACCATCGGATCACTGCAAACATGGACCCCATCGATGAAATAAGGTTCCTGTCAATACCAGATGGCCTAAGCGAAGAGGGTCCTCATGATTTCTTTGCCATAGAGAAAGCTATGGAGAATACCATGCCAACACATTTGGAGGGCCTCATTCATAGAgttgatgaagaagaagaagatggaaGAGTAGCTTGTGTTGTCATTGATTTATTGGCTTCATGGGCCATTCAAGTTGCCTACCGATGTCGGATCCCTGCCGCCGGCTTCTGGCCCAATATGCAAATTACTTACCGGTTGATCACCGCCATTCCGGACATGCTCCGTTCCAGCCTGATTTCTAAAACAG GATGTCCCCAACGTCAAGGTACTGTATGCTGCCTTCCCGGCCAGCCTATGCTATCAACCGAAGATCTTCCATGGTTAATTGGAACTCAAGCTGCAAGGAATGCAAGATTCAAGTTTTGGACTAGAACCTTAGAACGTTCTAGATCTCTTCGATGGCTGCTCGTGAATTCCTTTCCCCACGAGTTCACCGGTGATGATCATAACTCTACAGATCATGACAATCCTATCGTTTTTCCAGTTGGACCTTTGAGTAAACCTGCAATAGTGAAGAATCCTAGCTTTTGGGAAGAAGATAGTAGCTGCATAGATTGGTTGGACAAGCAAAAGCCTAACTCAGTGCTCTACATTTCGTTTGGGAGTTGGGTTAGTCCCATCGGAGACGCCAAAATCAAAACCCTGGCATTGACACTGGAGGCATTGAGGCGACCATTTATTTGGGTGCTAGCGCATGCATGGCTCCAGGGTTTACCAAATAGGTATTTGGAGAGAGTTTCAAAGCAAGGCAAAGTGGTTTCATGGGCACCACAATTGCAAGTGCTGCAACACAAGGCCGTGGGGTTGTACCTCACACACTGTGGGTGGAACTCTACCGTGGAAGCCATACAATGCCAAAAGCGACTTTTGTGCTTTCCGATCGCGGGAGATCAATTCGTCAATTGTAAATACATTGTCAAGGTTTGGAAAATTGGAGTGAAGATTAATGGATTTGGACAGAAAGACGTGGAAGACGCTCTGAGAAAGGTGACGGAGGATGGTGAAATGAAGGAGAGATTAATGAAGCTATACGAGAGGACCATGGGAGAAGAGGCTACTTCTAGAGCTGTGGCTGATCTCAAGGCTTTTCTTTTGGACTCAACCACCAAACAGTTCAACTCCCTAAAAGATGTGTACATGTACTAA
- the LOC18612251 gene encoding probable UDP-arabinose 4-epimerase 2, translating into MDYMDEKVKNDLSSRILMALVLMTFCIILLRESAGFMDPKAKYFSRHVLGVTHVLVTGGAGYIGSHAALRLLKDGYRVTIVDNLSRGNMGAIKILQDLFPELGRLQFIHADLGNAKAVNRIFRENAFTAVMHFAAVAYVGESTVEPLRYYHNITSNTLLILEAMARHNVNTLIYSSTCATYGEPEKMPITEETPQFPINPYGKAKKMAEDIIIDFSKTTSMTVMILRYFNVIGSDPEGRLGEAPRAELHEHGWISGACFDAGRGIIPGLKIRGTDYKTPDGTCIRDYIDVTDLVDAHVKALAHAQLGKLGIYNVGTGQGKSVKEFVEACKRAIGKDINVEYLSRRPGDYAEVYSDPSKIRRELNWTAQHTNLQISLQIAWRWQNSHVNGYGPPTIVS; encoded by the exons ATGGATTATATGgatgaaaaagttaaaaatgatCTTTCTAGTAGAATTCTCATGGCCCTTGTCCTCATGACGTTTTGCATCATCCTACTGAGGGAGTCAGCTGGTTTTATGGATCCTAAGGCCAAATAT TTCTCTCGTCATGTATTAGGGGTAACGCATGTGCTGGTGACCGGAGGAGCTGGCTATATCGGTTCTCATGCTGCACTTCGACTACTCAAAGATGGATACCGTGTCACAATAGTG GATAATCTTTCACGAGGAAATATGGGTGCTATTAAAATTCTGCAAGATCTTTTTCCAGAGTTGGGACGACTTCAGTTCATACATGCTGACCTTGGGAATGCAAAAGCC GTCAATAGAATTTTCAGGGAAAATGCCTTCACTGCTGTAATGCATTTTGCTGCAGTTGCTTATGTTGGTGAAAGTACTGTTGAACCTCTTCG GTATTATCATAATATTACATCAAATACTTTGCTCATCTTAGAGGCAATGGCGAGACACAATGTGAACACACTTATATATTCAAGCACTTGCGCAACCTATGGAGAGCCTGAAAAGATGCCCATTACAGAAGAAACTCCTCAa TTTCCAATTAATCCATATGGAAAAGCTAAGAAGATGGCAGAAGATATCATCATCGACTTCTCCAAAACCACCAGCATGACTGTCATGATCTTACG GTACTTCAATGTGATTGGATCAGACCCAGAAGGAAGACTAGGCGAAGCCCCCCGAGCTGAACTGCATGAGCATGGCTGGATTTCTGGTGCTTGTTTTGATGCTGGGAGAGGGATTATTCCAGGACTCAAG ATAAGAGGAACTGACTACAAAACACCTGATGGAACTTGCATACGGGACTATATAGATGTTACTGACTTGGTCGATGCTCATGTCAAAGCTCTGGCCCATGCCCAACTTGGGAAACTTGGCATTTACAATGTTGGCACAGGACAAG GTAAATCAGTGAAAGAGTTTGTGGAGGCATGTAAGAGGGCCATAGGCAAAGATATCAATGTTGAATATCTGAGCCGGCGACCAGGAGATTATGCTGAAGTTTACAGTGATCCTTCGAAAATAAGGCGTGAGCTTAACTGGACAGCCCAACATACCAACCTTCAGATCAGTTTACAGATTGCATGGAGATGGCAAAATTCACATGTCAATGGCTATGGCCCTCCTACCATTGTGAGTTAA
- the LOC108661232 gene encoding OTU domain-containing protein DDB_G0284757 codes for MSEGYRNASASSSSSLNSSFQDTEDDQTIASILAEEENLHKDGRLAKRLSHLDSIPHTPRVNGEIPDVNDATLDHERLSERLATYGLAELQIEGDGNCQFRALADQLFRNPDYHKHVRRQIVKQVRFMLLHKCRHFLLPCFLWYQLQFGAKICLVTSFRDTCYIEIMPKETSPTREVWLSFWSEVHYNSLYASGDVPTRAPRKKHWLF; via the exons ATGAGTGAAGGCTACAGAAATGCAAGTGCAAGCTCCAGCTCAAGTTTGAATAGCAGTTTCCAAGATACAGAGGATGATCAAACCATAGCAAGCATCTTAGCAGAAGAGGAAAACTTGCACAAAGATGGCAGGCTTGCAAAAAGACTCTCCCATCTGGATTCTATACCG CACACTCCTCGTGTCAATGGGGAAATACCTGATGTGAATGATGCTACCTTAGATCATGAACGACTGTCTGAAAG GTTGGCCACTTATGGTTTAGCTGAATTGCAAATTGAGGGTGATGGAAATTGCcag TTTCGGGCGTTAGCAGATCAGCTGTTCCGCAATCCAGACTACCACAAACATGTTAGGAGGCAGATAGTCAAGCAGGTAAGGTTTATGTTGCTCCATAAATGCAGACATTTCCTGTTACCTTGTTTT TTGTGGTATCAACTGCAGTTTGGAGCCAAAATTTGTCTTGTCACCTCTTTTCGTGACACTTGCTATATTGAGATCATGCCCAAAGAAACAAGTCCTACTAGAG AAGTTTGGCTGAGCTTCTGGAGTGAAGTACATTACAATTCATTATATGCAAGTGGAG ATGTTCCCACCAGAGCACCAAGAAAAAAGCATTGGCTTTTTTAG
- the LOC108661883 gene encoding uncharacterized protein LOC108661883: protein MSMNMEVFDAKEQAEASGHKPAKKGGRKPMLSEHQKRENKIKCCKNYRLRKADEYNRSEAENKSLKEEMEVLRSNINSLNEELSEAKARVNKSETALSDQSKIVHELKIKNEALNITIEQMQHDFLDSDVQDDFVNLELNNIPMDLEWLNDLENLEALNETTGDLTFHVHEYGGFLC from the exons ATGTCCATGAATATGGAGGTTTTTGATGCTAAAGAGCAGGCAGAGGCTTCAGGTCACAAACCTGCAAAAAAGGGAGGTCGCAAACCGATGCTAAGCGAACATCAAAAacgtgaaaataaaataaaatgttgcAAAAATTATCGGCTTAGGAAAGCA GATGAGTACAACAGATCAGAGGCAGAGAACAAAAGTTTGAAAGAGGAGATGGAGGTACTACGGTCTAATATAAACTCTTTGAACGAGGAGCTTTCAGAG GCTAAAGCTCGAGTGAATAAATCAGAGACAGCTTTAAGTGATCAATCCAAAATCGTGCATGagctgaaaataaaaaatgaagcGCTGAACATTACGATTGAACAGATGCAACATGATTTTCTCGATTCGGATGTTCAG GATGATTTTGTGAACTtggaattaaataatatacCAATGGATCTTGAGTGG TTGAATGATCTGGAGAACcttgaagccttgaatgagaccACAG gGGATTTAACTTTTCATGTCCATGAATATGGAGGTTTTTTATGCTAA